A single Gaiellales bacterium DNA region contains:
- the glgB gene encoding 1,4-alpha-glucan branching protein GlgB, with protein MTEPRTRKRPAPRQLKSRLGADDLHLFNEGTHYRLAEKLGAHPAAIGKRTGTRFAVWAPNAGAVSVIGDWNGWTHGADPLSSAGGSGIWEGFVGDVGQGATYKFAITSGSGEELEKADPFARYAELPPKTASIVWDLGYEWGDDEWMRTRAERSALDAAISIYELHLGSWRRNVEEGNRPLTYRELAAQLPAYAVENGFTHVELLPVMEHPFTGSWGYQTTGYFAPTSRYGTPQDFMALVDALHAAGVGVILDWVPSHFATDKHGLASFDGTHLFEHADPRQGFHPDWGSFIFNYGRNEVRSFLLSSAMHWLDAYHADGLRVDAVASMLYLDYSRNEGEWIPNRHGGRENLEAIDLMRSLNSAVYAEHPGVQTYAEESTAWPMVSRPTYLGGLGFGFKWDMGWMHDTLVYFGHDPVHRRFHHHELTFRGLYAFTENYVLPLSHDEVVHGKRSLIGRMPGNEWQMRANLRALYGYMYAVPGKKLLFMGGELGQWDEWDHESSVEWHLLDRPEHEGIRRWVADLNRVYRERPALHELDCDPAGFEWVHASDSESSVLAFMRLAKGGADAALAVFNLTPVLRPNYRIGAPRPGVWRELLNSDSEYYGGSGAGNMGRLEAVAEPAHGRDHSMTLVLPPLSCLLLAPEDAP; from the coding sequence ATGACCGAGCCCCGGACACGCAAGCGCCCCGCTCCGAGGCAGCTCAAGAGCCGCCTCGGAGCCGACGACCTGCACCTCTTCAACGAGGGCACGCACTACCGGCTCGCGGAGAAGCTCGGCGCCCACCCGGCGGCGATCGGCAAGCGCACCGGGACCCGGTTCGCCGTCTGGGCCCCGAACGCCGGGGCGGTGTCGGTGATCGGCGACTGGAACGGCTGGACGCACGGGGCCGATCCGCTCTCGTCGGCGGGCGGCTCCGGCATCTGGGAGGGGTTCGTCGGCGACGTCGGCCAGGGCGCCACCTACAAGTTCGCGATCACGAGCGGTAGCGGCGAGGAGCTCGAGAAGGCCGACCCGTTCGCCCGCTACGCCGAGCTGCCGCCGAAGACGGCCTCGATCGTGTGGGACCTGGGCTACGAGTGGGGCGACGACGAGTGGATGCGCACGCGGGCGGAGCGCAGCGCCCTCGACGCGGCGATCTCGATCTACGAGCTGCACCTGGGCTCGTGGCGGCGAAACGTCGAGGAGGGGAACCGGCCGCTGACCTACCGCGAGCTGGCCGCGCAGCTGCCGGCCTACGCCGTCGAGAACGGTTTCACCCACGTCGAGCTCCTGCCGGTCATGGAGCACCCGTTCACCGGCTCGTGGGGCTACCAGACCACCGGGTACTTCGCGCCCACCAGCCGCTACGGCACGCCGCAGGACTTCATGGCCCTCGTCGACGCCCTGCACGCCGCCGGCGTCGGGGTGATCCTCGACTGGGTGCCGTCCCACTTCGCCACCGACAAGCACGGCCTCGCGAGCTTCGACGGCACGCACCTGTTCGAGCATGCCGATCCCCGCCAGGGCTTCCATCCCGACTGGGGCAGCTTCATCTTCAACTACGGCCGAAACGAGGTGCGCAGCTTCCTGCTCTCGAGCGCGATGCACTGGCTCGACGCCTACCACGCCGACGGCCTGCGCGTCGACGCGGTCGCCTCGATGCTCTACCTCGACTACTCCCGCAACGAGGGCGAGTGGATCCCCAACCGCCACGGCGGCCGCGAGAACCTCGAGGCGATCGACCTGATGCGGTCGCTGAACAGCGCCGTCTACGCCGAGCACCCCGGCGTGCAGACCTACGCGGAGGAGTCGACCGCATGGCCGATGGTGTCGCGGCCGACCTACCTGGGCGGGCTCGGCTTCGGGTTCAAGTGGGACATGGGCTGGATGCACGACACGCTCGTCTACTTCGGCCACGACCCGGTCCACCGCCGCTTCCACCATCACGAGCTGACCTTCCGCGGCCTCTACGCGTTCACCGAGAACTACGTGCTACCGCTCTCCCACGACGAGGTGGTGCACGGGAAGCGGTCGCTGATCGGGCGCATGCCCGGGAACGAGTGGCAGATGCGTGCCAACCTGCGCGCGCTCTACGGTTACATGTACGCGGTGCCGGGCAAGAAGCTCCTGTTCATGGGTGGGGAGCTCGGCCAGTGGGACGAGTGGGACCACGAGTCGAGCGTCGAGTGGCACCTGCTCGACCGGCCGGAGCACGAGGGCATCCGCCGCTGGGTGGCCGACCTGAACCGGGTCTACCGCGAGCGGCCGGCGCTGCACGAGCTCGACTGCGATCCGGCCGGGTTCGAATGGGTGCACGCGTCGGACAGCGAGTCGAGCGTGCTGGCGTTCATGCGCCTGGCCAAGGGGGGCGCCGACGCCGCCCTGGCGGTGTTCAACCTGACGCCCGTCCTGCGCCCGAACTACCGCATCGGCGCGCCGCGGCCGGGCGTCTGGCGCGAGCTTCTGAACAGCGACTCCGAGTACTACGGCGGCAGCGGCGCCGGCAACATGGGCCGGCTCGAGGCCGTCGCCGAGCCGGCCCATGGCCGCGACCACTCGATGACGCTCGTGCTGCCGCCGCTGTCGTGCCTGCTGCTCGCGCCGGAGGACGCTCCGTGA
- a CDS encoding 4-alpha-glucanotransferase — MTLAVDRGALEALAAAEGVLRSYTETTGRRRRASPEALAAVLRALGHDVDQSGGGAAEALRAAEADRAGRLAEPVAVAWGRAHCRIPVAGKERPAWTLALEQGGEVHGRAVDGTVELPRLPYGCHVLHLEAGGRTQDVTVLQAPRRAPAGPERSWGLFVPVYALPGPFGPGDFTRMRMLSEWTAGLGGDLVGSTPLNAAFLGEPFEPSPYLPVSRLHWNELYADPAATPEWDASPRARDMAAAFRPPEGRLIDYRAAAAARRAVLEALLADLGSARLDAFERYLHAHPDLAAYADFRARCERERAGWRDWSHPATPAVGGVRMCHSQVGEAAAARYHAYAQWLCEEQLGRVGAGGAGPYLDMPLGVHPGGYDTWRFRELFAEGVSVGAPPDDFFQGGQDWGLAPLHPGRLREGGHAYPIACAAALCRHAAAARIDHVMGLHRIFWVPHGLPATEGVYVRYPFEELYAVLCIEAGRHGTRLVGEDMGTVPGGVRRTMAAHGLLRTYAVQSELGDGADPFDRVPSAAMVGMNTHDMPTFAAFWEADGRRDALRARLERRGHAVADGPAALDASLLELAGSDARALLVSLEDMWWEREPQNVPGTTTEHPNWRRLARYGVDELDTVPDLAPRLRRIADARRSPR; from the coding sequence ATGACCCTCGCCGTCGACCGCGGCGCGCTCGAGGCGCTGGCCGCGGCCGAAGGCGTGCTGCGGTCGTACACCGAGACGACCGGCCGGCGCCGGCGGGCGTCGCCGGAGGCGCTCGCCGCCGTGCTGCGGGCGCTGGGGCACGACGTGGACCAGTCGGGAGGCGGCGCCGCGGAGGCGCTGCGCGCGGCCGAGGCGGATCGCGCCGGGCGGCTGGCGGAGCCGGTCGCGGTCGCCTGGGGGCGGGCGCACTGCCGGATCCCGGTGGCGGGCAAGGAGCGGCCGGCCTGGACGCTCGCGCTCGAGCAGGGCGGCGAGGTGCACGGCCGTGCCGTCGACGGGACGGTCGAGCTGCCGCGGCTCCCGTACGGCTGCCACGTGCTGCACCTGGAGGCCGGGGGCCGGACGCAGGACGTGACCGTCCTTCAGGCGCCACGCCGGGCACCCGCCGGCCCGGAGCGCTCGTGGGGCCTGTTCGTGCCGGTGTACGCGCTGCCGGGGCCGTTCGGCCCGGGCGACTTCACCCGGATGCGCATGCTGTCGGAATGGACGGCCGGGCTCGGCGGCGACCTGGTCGGCTCGACCCCGCTGAACGCCGCCTTCCTGGGCGAGCCGTTCGAGCCGAGCCCGTACCTGCCCGTCAGCCGCCTTCACTGGAACGAGCTCTACGCCGACCCGGCCGCGACGCCCGAGTGGGACGCATCGCCCCGCGCCCGCGACATGGCCGCCGCCTTCCGCCCGCCGGAGGGCCGGCTGATCGACTACCGCGCGGCGGCCGCCGCCAGGCGGGCCGTGCTCGAGGCGCTCCTGGCCGACCTGGGCAGCGCCCGGCTCGACGCCTTTGAGCGGTATCTGCACGCCCACCCCGACCTGGCGGCCTACGCCGATTTCCGGGCCCGCTGCGAGCGCGAGCGGGCCGGCTGGCGCGACTGGAGTCATCCGGCTACCCCGGCGGTTGGCGGCGTTCGCATGTGTCATTCCCAGGTGGGCGAGGCCGCCGCCGCCCGCTACCACGCGTACGCCCAGTGGTTGTGCGAGGAGCAGCTTGGCCGCGTCGGCGCGGGCGGCGCGGGCCCCTATCTCGACATGCCGCTCGGCGTGCATCCCGGCGGCTACGACACCTGGCGGTTCCGCGAGCTCTTCGCCGAGGGCGTCTCCGTCGGCGCCCCGCCGGACGACTTCTTCCAGGGCGGCCAGGACTGGGGTCTGGCGCCGCTTCACCCCGGGCGGTTGCGCGAGGGCGGGCACGCCTACCCGATCGCGTGCGCGGCGGCCCTGTGCCGGCACGCGGCCGCCGCCCGCATCGACCACGTCATGGGCCTTCACCGCATCTTCTGGGTGCCTCACGGCCTGCCGGCGACCGAAGGCGTCTACGTCCGCTACCCGTTCGAGGAGCTCTACGCGGTGCTCTGCATCGAGGCGGGCCGGCACGGGACGCGGCTCGTCGGCGAGGACATGGGCACCGTCCCCGGCGGCGTCCGCCGCACCATGGCGGCGCACGGCCTGCTGCGCACCTACGCCGTCCAGTCGGAGCTCGGCGACGGGGCCGATCCGTTCGACCGCGTGCCTTCTGCGGCGATGGTGGGCATGAATACCCACGACATGCCCACGTTCGCCGCATTCTGGGAGGCCGACGGCCGCCGTGACGCGCTGCGCGCACGGCTCGAGCGGCGCGGCCACGCCGTCGCCGACGGCCCCGCCGCCCTCGACGCGAGCCTGCTCGAGCTGGCCGGCTCGGACGCCCGCGCGCTGCTCGTGAGCCTCGAGGACATGTGGTGGGAGCGCGAGCCCCAGAACGTGCCCGGCACGACGACCGAGCATCCGAACTGGCGGCGGCTGGCACGCTACGGCGTGGACGAGCTCGACACCGTTCCCGACCTGGCGCCGCGCCTGCGCCGGATCGCCGACGCGAGGAGGTCTCCCCGATGA
- the treS gene encoding maltose alpha-D-glucosyltransferase, translated as MTLASPKPVTVIAPTATGSAGRWYEDAIIYELHVRAFADSDGDGIGDFRGLTERLDYLEDLGVTTIWLLPFYPSPLRDDGYDIASYREVHPDYGTMRDFRKFLRAAHARGLRVITELVLNHTSDMHEWFQRARRAAPGSRARNFYVWSDSPDKYRGVRIIFQDFETSNWTWDPVAGAYYWHRFYSHQPDLNWDNPEVQRAMFGVVDFWLAMGVDGLRLDAVPYLFEREGTNCENLPETHGALRALRRHMDEKFPDRMLLAEANQWPEDAVAYFGEGDECNMAYHFPLMPRMFMAVRMEDRYPLVDILAQTPPIPDGCQWAIFLRNHDELTLEMVTDEERDYMYRAYADDPQARINLGIRRRLAPLLGNDRRVIELVNALLLSLPGTPVIYYGDELGMGDNIYLGDRNGVRTPMQWSLDRNGGFSRANPQQLYLPVVSDPEYGAVNVESQQANPNSLLWWMKRLLALRKRYQAFGRGSLEFLLPENRKVLSYLREYGEERILVVCNLSRRAQYVELDLRRFEGHVPEELLGHSQFPAITGDRPYPLALGPHDFYLFVLHPAPPDGFAAGGPCPEIRVQGRWPAIFDRRTRRQLDDAVAQFLPSRRWFAGKSRGIRRVVLVDAVRVPGPARREAGYLCLLRVEYREGEPDTYVLPLVARSPAENGRSPGAATIAMMETQDGRMALLDGADDPVLATALLQMLRRGRRVGGLVGSLTTTRTRELRKIVADGDGLEPQPLGAEQSNTSVAFGQRAVLKLFRRVEPGPNPEAEVTAALTRAGFAHVSPAAGTIEYHRRRRQPVTIGLLQGFVTNEGDAWEYTMDEVTRYLEDALARDDNDVAVPDARLVDLAAQEIPAEVADSIGSYVEFARLLGERTAQMHVALAAAHDGADFEPEAFTALQQRAQYQSLRNLIRQVLAAARRAGDGVAELEWIAPGDQPVLARVRGLLDGMLQGSRIRVHGDYHLGQVLWTGRDVVIIDFEGEPARPLAQRRLKRSPAYDVAGMLRSFHYAAYAALFRESGRNDAVGGAAEAWAKHWRAWVSAAFLKAYLAAVAPASILPEDPDQLARLIDLHLIEKAVYELGYELDNRPDWVVIPARGLEELLGA; from the coding sequence ATGACGCTCGCGAGCCCGAAGCCCGTGACCGTGATCGCGCCGACCGCCACCGGCAGCGCCGGCCGCTGGTACGAGGACGCGATCATCTACGAGCTGCACGTACGCGCCTTCGCCGATTCCGACGGCGACGGGATCGGCGACTTCCGCGGCCTGACCGAGCGGCTCGACTACCTCGAGGACCTCGGCGTCACGACGATCTGGCTGCTGCCGTTCTACCCGTCCCCGCTGCGCGACGACGGCTACGACATCGCCTCCTACCGTGAGGTGCATCCGGACTACGGGACGATGCGTGACTTCCGCAAGTTCCTGCGCGCCGCCCACGCCCGCGGCCTGCGTGTCATCACCGAGCTCGTCCTGAACCACACGTCCGACATGCACGAGTGGTTCCAGCGCGCCCGCCGCGCCGCGCCCGGGAGCCGCGCCCGCAACTTCTACGTCTGGAGCGACAGCCCCGACAAGTACCGCGGCGTGCGCATCATCTTCCAGGACTTCGAGACGTCCAACTGGACGTGGGACCCGGTCGCCGGCGCCTACTACTGGCACCGCTTCTACTCCCACCAGCCCGACCTCAACTGGGACAACCCCGAGGTACAGCGGGCCATGTTCGGCGTCGTCGACTTCTGGCTCGCGATGGGCGTCGACGGCCTGCGCCTCGACGCCGTGCCGTACCTGTTCGAGCGCGAGGGGACGAACTGCGAGAACCTGCCCGAGACGCACGGCGCGCTGCGGGCGCTGCGCCGGCACATGGACGAGAAGTTCCCCGACCGGATGCTGCTCGCCGAGGCGAACCAGTGGCCGGAGGACGCGGTCGCCTACTTCGGCGAGGGCGACGAGTGCAACATGGCCTACCACTTCCCGCTCATGCCGCGGATGTTCATGGCCGTGCGGATGGAGGACCGCTATCCGCTCGTCGACATCCTCGCCCAGACGCCGCCGATCCCCGACGGCTGCCAGTGGGCGATCTTCCTGCGAAACCACGATGAGCTGACGCTCGAGATGGTCACCGACGAGGAGCGCGACTACATGTACCGCGCCTACGCCGACGACCCCCAGGCGCGCATCAACCTCGGCATCCGCCGCCGATTGGCGCCGCTGCTCGGAAACGACCGGCGCGTGATCGAGCTCGTGAACGCGCTCCTGCTCTCGCTCCCCGGCACGCCCGTCATCTACTACGGCGACGAGCTGGGGATGGGCGACAACATCTACCTGGGCGACCGCAACGGCGTCCGCACGCCGATGCAGTGGAGCCTCGACCGCAACGGCGGCTTCTCGCGGGCGAACCCGCAGCAGCTCTACCTGCCCGTCGTGTCCGACCCGGAGTACGGCGCCGTCAACGTCGAATCCCAGCAGGCCAATCCGAACTCGCTGCTCTGGTGGATGAAGCGGCTGCTCGCGCTGCGCAAGCGCTACCAGGCGTTCGGCCGCGGCTCGCTGGAGTTCCTGCTGCCCGAGAACCGCAAGGTGCTCTCCTACCTGCGCGAGTACGGCGAGGAGCGCATCCTGGTCGTCTGCAACCTGTCCCGGCGGGCGCAGTACGTCGAGCTCGACCTGCGCCGCTTCGAGGGCCACGTCCCCGAGGAGCTGCTCGGCCACAGCCAGTTCCCCGCCATCACCGGGGACCGCCCCTACCCGCTCGCGCTCGGCCCGCACGACTTCTACCTCTTCGTTCTGCACCCGGCGCCGCCGGACGGGTTCGCGGCGGGCGGCCCATGTCCCGAGATCCGCGTGCAGGGCCGCTGGCCGGCGATCTTCGACCGGCGCACGCGCCGCCAGCTCGACGACGCGGTGGCCCAGTTCCTGCCGTCGCGGCGCTGGTTCGCCGGCAAGTCGCGCGGCATCCGCCGCGTGGTGCTCGTCGACGCGGTGCGCGTCCCCGGCCCGGCCCGGCGCGAGGCCGGCTACCTGTGCCTGCTGCGCGTCGAGTACCGCGAGGGCGAGCCGGACACGTACGTGCTGCCGCTCGTGGCCCGCTCGCCGGCCGAGAACGGCCGCTCGCCCGGCGCCGCGACGATCGCCATGATGGAGACGCAGGACGGGCGGATGGCGCTGCTCGACGGCGCCGACGACCCGGTGCTGGCGACGGCGCTCCTGCAGATGCTGCGGCGCGGCCGGCGGGTCGGCGGCCTGGTCGGGTCGCTGACCACCACCCGCACCCGCGAGCTGCGCAAGATCGTCGCGGACGGCGACGGCCTCGAGCCGCAGCCGCTCGGCGCCGAGCAGTCGAACACCTCGGTCGCGTTCGGCCAGCGGGCGGTGCTGAAGCTCTTCCGCCGGGTCGAGCCCGGGCCCAACCCGGAGGCCGAGGTGACGGCCGCGCTGACGCGGGCCGGCTTCGCCCACGTTTCTCCGGCCGCGGGCACGATCGAGTACCACCGCCGCCGCCGCCAGCCGGTGACGATCGGCCTCCTGCAGGGCTTCGTCACGAACGAGGGCGACGCCTGGGAGTACACGATGGACGAGGTCACCCGCTACCTCGAGGACGCGCTGGCACGCGACGACAACGACGTGGCGGTGCCCGATGCGCGGCTGGTCGACCTGGCGGCGCAGGAGATCCCGGCGGAGGTGGCCGACTCGATCGGCTCCTACGTCGAGTTCGCCCGCCTGCTGGGCGAGCGCACCGCCCAGATGCACGTCGCCCTCGCAGCCGCCCACGACGGCGCGGACTTCGAGCCCGAGGCCTTCACGGCGCTGCAGCAGCGGGCCCAGTACCAGTCGCTGCGAAACCTCATCCGCCAGGTGCTCGCCGCCGCCCGCCGGGCCGGTGACGGCGTCGCGGAGCTCGAGTGGATCGCGCCGGGCGACCAGCCCGTGCTCGCCCGCGTCCGCGGCCTCCTCGACGGGATGCTCCAGGGCAGCCGCATCCGCGTCCACGGCGACTACCACCTCGGTCAGGTGCTCTGGACCGGCCGCGACGTCGTCATCATCGACTTCGAGGGCGAGCCCGCGCGGCCGCTGGCGCAGCGGCGGTTGAAGCGCTCGCCGGCGTACGACGTGGCCGGGATGCTGCGCTCGTTCCACTACGCCGCGTATGCGGCGCTCTTCCGCGAGAGCGGCCGAAACGACGCCGTCGGCGGCGCCGCCGAGGCCTGGGCGAAGCACTGGCGGGCGTGGGTGTCGGCGGCGTTCCTGAAGGCCTACCTGGCGGCCGTCGCCCCGGCCTCGATCCTGCCGGAGGATCCCGACCAGCTGGCCCGCCTGATCGACCTGCACCTGATCGAGAAGGCCGTCTACGAGCTCGGCTACGAGCTGGACAACCGCCCGGACTGGGTCGTCATCCCCGCCCGCGGGCTCGAAGAGCTACTGGGAGCATGA
- the treZ gene encoding malto-oligosyltrehalose trehalohydrolase codes for MRHARPRLGATPEADGRGTRFAVWAPHADRVDAVLLDPDEVVVLAPAGDGFLAGVAAGAGPGRRYRYRLDGGDELPDPASSFQPEGVAGPSEVVAPWDGWTDAGWRGVPLAELVLYELHVGTFTPEGTFDAIVPRLAELRELGVTAIELMPVAQFPGARNWGYDGVFPYAVQDSYGGPAGLSRLVDAAHAEGLAVCLDCVFNHLGPEGNVLTRFGPVFTERYRTPWGAAINMDGPGSDGVRGFLIGSALRFMEEFHVDALRLDAVDQIADASATHFLAELADAVAEASERAGRPLHLIAESDLNDPRMITSRAAGGLGMDAQWSDDLHHSLHALVTGEGSGYYADFAGRGTRMVARAYREGFAYTGQRSRHRGRRHGAPAAGIHGSRFVVFGQNHDQVGNRMLGDRLAHTAGFEAAKLMAGAVLLAPQVPLLFMGEEHADDAPFPFFTSHSGAELIEAVRRGRAEEFRSFRWAGEPPDPQAEETFRSAVLHWDTRREGGHGQMLDLYRELLRRRRELPPLRDLAPDRVEIARTDDPAVVWLLRGDPASETVLVCLHFGPEPRLLDVPFTGERTTLIDSADARFGGPGAVAPSGGAVTAQPQSFLVLGDARG; via the coding sequence GTGAGGCATGCCCGCCCCCGCCTGGGGGCGACACCGGAGGCGGATGGCAGGGGCACGCGGTTCGCCGTGTGGGCGCCGCATGCCGACCGGGTCGACGCCGTGCTGCTCGACCCGGACGAGGTGGTCGTGCTCGCCCCCGCGGGCGACGGGTTCTTGGCCGGAGTCGCCGCGGGCGCCGGCCCGGGCCGGCGCTACCGCTACCGGCTGGACGGCGGCGACGAGCTGCCGGACCCGGCCTCGTCGTTCCAGCCCGAAGGGGTTGCCGGGCCCTCGGAAGTGGTTGCCCCCTGGGACGGCTGGACCGACGCGGGCTGGCGGGGCGTGCCGCTCGCGGAGCTCGTGCTCTACGAGTTGCACGTCGGCACGTTCACGCCGGAGGGCACGTTCGACGCGATCGTGCCGCGGCTGGCCGAGCTGCGCGAGTTGGGGGTGACCGCGATCGAGCTCATGCCGGTGGCGCAGTTCCCGGGCGCGCGCAACTGGGGCTACGACGGCGTCTTTCCCTACGCGGTGCAGGACTCCTACGGCGGGCCGGCGGGATTGAGCCGGCTCGTCGACGCCGCCCACGCGGAGGGGCTGGCCGTGTGCCTCGACTGCGTGTTCAACCACCTCGGCCCGGAGGGCAACGTGCTGACCCGGTTCGGGCCGGTCTTCACCGAGCGATACCGCACGCCCTGGGGCGCCGCGATCAACATGGACGGCCCGGGCTCGGACGGCGTGCGCGGGTTCCTGATCGGGAGCGCTCTGCGCTTCATGGAGGAGTTCCATGTCGACGCCCTGCGGCTCGACGCCGTCGACCAGATCGCCGACGCCTCGGCGACCCACTTCCTGGCCGAGCTCGCCGACGCCGTCGCCGAGGCCTCTGAGCGGGCCGGCCGGCCGCTGCACCTGATCGCAGAGAGCGACCTGAACGACCCGCGCATGATCACGTCGCGAGCCGCCGGCGGCCTCGGCATGGACGCCCAGTGGAGCGACGACCTGCACCACTCCCTGCACGCACTCGTCACCGGCGAGGGGTCGGGCTACTACGCCGACTTCGCCGGCCGGGGCACGCGCATGGTCGCGCGCGCCTACCGCGAGGGGTTCGCCTACACCGGCCAGCGGTCACGCCACCGCGGCCGCCGCCACGGGGCCCCGGCGGCGGGCATCCACGGCAGCCGGTTCGTCGTCTTCGGCCAGAACCACGACCAGGTCGGAAACCGCATGCTGGGCGACCGGCTGGCGCACACCGCCGGCTTCGAGGCGGCCAAGCTGATGGCCGGCGCGGTGCTGCTCGCCCCTCAGGTGCCCCTCCTCTTCATGGGCGAGGAGCACGCCGACGACGCGCCCTTCCCGTTCTTCACGAGCCACTCGGGGGCCGAGCTGATCGAGGCTGTGCGGCGCGGCCGGGCGGAGGAGTTCCGGTCGTTCCGCTGGGCCGGCGAGCCGCCCGATCCCCAGGCCGAGGAGACGTTCCGAAGCGCCGTCCTCCACTGGGACACGCGCCGCGAGGGCGGCCACGGCCAGATGCTCGATCTCTACCGCGAGCTGCTGCGCCGGCGGCGGGAGCTCCCGCCGCTGCGCGACCTCGCTCCCGACCGGGTCGAGATCGCGCGGACGGACGACCCCGCGGTCGTATGGCTGCTCCGGGGCGACCCGGCGAGCGAGACTGTGCTCGTGTGCCTCCACTTCGGACCCGAGCCGCGCCTCCTCGATGTCCCGTTCACGGGCGAGCGGACGACGCTGATCGACTCCGCCGACGCCCGCTTCGGCGGGCCGGGCGCCGTGGCGCCCAGCGGCGGCGCGGTCACGGCCCAGCCGCAGTCCTTCCTCGTGCTCGGCGACGCCCGTGGCTAG